gggggaGGGCAGCAGGCGAGGGGCTGCCGTCGGGCTCCAGGCGTACCTGGCGGACGAGCTGCCGGCTCGGTCTTCTCTTCCTGCCTGGGCTCAACCAGGCCACTTATTCCcgatgctggggccaggctttGGCCGGCAGCCTTGCCTGAGTTTGCCAGGGGTCCCAAAATACACGCCAGAGCAGACTGGGGAGGAGCTGGTGCTGGTTTTAGCTGCAAGGCTGGTCTCGGTGTGTGTGAGGGGTGAGCCCAGGACATGGATACCCCTCCCTAGCCCTGCATAGCCCGGACCTGCCCCCTCTCCTACTCCACAGAACCCAGCTCCGCTGTCAGGGACCGTCCCAACTTTCTGTACAGAGAGCCGGGACTGTCTTACGCTTTCCCAAATGTGTCTGTGTGCGTTTCTGCCTGAGCCACGGAGAATCCCGCGGGCTGTCACAGCACAAACTTCTCCCCCTGCACACCCCACCATCCCCGGCTGCTGCTCCGGGCCCGTCCCAGGCTGCCTCGGCTCCATCCCTGCGGGAAGCAGGCACAAATCCTGCCCCAAATACCCAGGGCCGGCCCCTGCCCGTGGGTGCCAGCTTCCACgctgcttgtttgtttgtttgcttttaagaCGAGGCGAATTTGTTTATAAAATTGACTCATGGCCCTTTGAAACAAATTGTTATTAACCTTCCCCTTCTGAGCGTTTCATAATCACAGATGTTAGTTTGGAGATGATATCCAAACATCCCAGGGGTACTTTTGATAGCTGCATGGGCGGGGATTGAATGTGGCGGTCGGATATTAAATCAGCGGGATacagaattactttttttttttttcccactaacCCGAGCTAGCTAAATAGTTTCTCCGTCTAACTCTGATATGCATTTCACAATCAATGGCGCGGATATTTGCATATATCGTGCCTGGGTGTGGGTTTGTACAAGGCATGTGCCACATCCTGCGTTAGCAGGGAGCGGAGCGGAGGAACACCTTCACTAAACCTCAGTGTTCAGACTCTCATTGAACAGAGTTACGGGAAAAATACTCTTAATTAATTACACGGAGGGGCTGGTTGGCGCAGGCAAGTGCAGAAGTATTTTTGTTCGGCCCTGAAATACTTTCCTGGGTTGGTTGTTTCGTTTGATTAgtaagtttgggttttttcccttttttgttttcttttttttgtacTGAACTCCTCTGCCCTGGCTGGAGGGGAAGGAGCCTGCCCCGCTAGCTGGGGGAGGGAAATCTCAGGGAGAGCAGCCTGCCAGGATAAAAACGCTGCCAGCCGTATGACTCCAGGGCCAGTCCTGCCTCTGCCCTTGCCCCGGCGCAGCCGGATTTTGGGGGAGGCTGTGGCTCGGCTGTCGTGGGTTGGGGTTCTGccttttccaaaacaaaaagtCTGCTTCAGAAAGGGCTTGTTGCTTTGCTAAAATTGCAAAAGGAGCTTGTGCGGCAGCTCCTcctgttaaaataattttaaattttaaactgTCGAGGGCTAGTCCAGCTGTGCGGTCCTTGCCGAGCCAGCGGGGAGCCGCTGCCCGGGCGTGGGAGCGCGCTCTGGACGGCGCacgggaagcagcagcagctccaggggtgCCGAAGGCAGCAGCGGAGCGAGTCCCTCCGAACCTGCGCCTCTTCCCGTGCAAGCACTCCCCAAAATACCGGAGGCAGGTGACAAGTACGGCCCATGTGAGGAACTCGCTGCTCCCACTGAAGGCACGGCTTACCAATGGCAAATATTTTGTGTTCTGGTCTGGATAAAATCCAAGCAGCAGCGTGATAGTGTCTGTCCTTGCTCCACAGACTGGACTAGCTTGGAGAAGTTGCAatactaaattttttttttttaacccaaaacTACATATTCCTGCTGGTGTCACACATCTGTTTTGTGTTCCCAGCTTTTCTTACCAGGCTGGGTGAGGACAGGTGGAAGCTCCACTTCTGCCTGCACTCTTAGGAGCAGGGCCAATTTTTCCCCCACTGCAGGTTTAGTTACTTcctaaaaaaatacaaataatttcgTGTAACACCCACGGTACTATTTTGTACGGTCGGACAACGGAAGCTATTTTTCAAACCAGATTTAAAACTCTTCTTAAGCGCCCACTGCCATCGATTTTCTCCCAAAGGATTATAAATCACCTGCCTCGGTTAATAGAGGTAACaaaaaagatatatatatatatatatatatataaagatataaagatatatatatatatcaaaaGCACGCAAACCAGAGAGGCTGGGGAAATAAAGCAAGACGGGAATCACAGTATCCTGGTAGCATCCCCGCACTCAGCCCTGCCCCCAGGTCCTCCGGGCAGGTGAAGCCCTTGGTGCACTGTCCCAGCGGCAGCTCCGCTCCTCGAGAATTTTGCCCCTTGCAGAATATATCCCAAAGTAGCAGcttgagaaaaataaagtacaaaataaaattttaaatacactTCCCCCTCGCCCCCCCATTCTTCCTTGGTTTTGTCTGGGAGCGAgttccctgcagcaggagcgACCCTGAGGGTGAGTGAGGCTCtgcccttcctccctctcctgcctgcGGAAAGCTATTTCGGAGCTCTTGTGCCCTTTGTCGCAGCAAGGCGGGTGATCGTTTTATTTTTGTCCAGCCTGTCCTAAAATCGTGGTACTGTCATTTCCCGGGGCTGCCAAGTATTTTACAGGGTGCCTGGTTTCGTGGCGTGGCATCGGCAATATTCCATCCCCTCTTGCCGAGCTCCAGGGTTACGTGTTTTCCTAGCAGAGGTTTTCCAAACGCAGCCTGTCAGAGCATCACACCACCGGGTATTTAAAGTCTTGAAAAGGTGAAACCTGTTGACAGTACGTGAGATTAAAGAGATTTTCCTTTCCGTTTTCAGCTCCTTTTGAGCGGGAGGAGGAGTGCCCGAGAGGGGCTCGGTGCCGGCTGGCGTTCGTCCTCTCCTTCAGCCTAGGAATGAATCCCCCAAAGTTTCCTCATTAAGTCAAAAGGCTGATGAAACGCCTGGCTGCAAAACCACCTCTCTCATAAATCGCCACAGATTTTAccccccccccacacccctGTAAAGAATTGAAACTACGACATACTTCTAATTCCAGCTCCAACGCTCAGAAGTGCAGTCTGAAGGCTGTATGAACATTTAGGGATATATATTCCCGAATAGCTCCATTGTAACGTCTGAGTGACACGGGTTGGATTTCGTAATAAAGTGGGTTCTTcggttgggttttttttttttaattattattatttaatgcAGTCCTCGAGAATCGAAACACACAAAATGCAGCGAGAATGTTCACAATGTTGAGAACACAGTTGTAAATAGAAACATTCATATTTCATCCGATTATAAATATTTGATACTGCAATTGTAAAATGCACATGTTTTATAAactggagagaagaaaaaaaaatcctttgcttTCTTGCTAAAAGGCAAAGTCATTTAATCCTGGCCCCTAAGCAGCTGATGGTTATTCACAGAATTCAAAattacagtttttattttatagctggattccttccttccttttttttttcttttttaaaattttatactACTATGTACAGTGTGTATCTACTAGAGCTGCAAAATAAAGAGGTTTTAAGGCAAAGCGAGAAGTTTTTCCCCCCCACAAACAGCGTCGCAGGAGAATCCGTTCCTGAGCAGCCGCCCACGCACACCCAGGCCCACGCGGGACAAATCCCCCTCCGGAGCGGGGAGAGGGACCCCACGCTCCGGGACAAACGGGTTCAACGCAGCACAGCGCCTCgaaccccccaaaaactccGATTTCAGGGAGGTGTCTGCGTGAGGAAGGGGGGTGCGGGGACAAGCACCCACCCGCACGCTGCCACGGAGCGTCGCGCTAGCGGGGACCGCGCCGCGGAGGGGAAGGGACAACTAAAAATGGGACTtttggggggaagggggggctaAAACGCTCCCAAATGTTTCGGGGAGGTGATGCCGGAGCGGAGCCGGGTCCCATCCCTCGGCTGCCCTCCGCGGAGGGACAGCGGGGCCGTGAGGGAGCAGCATCCCGGAGAGGCTCCCGCTTTTCGGAGATGGGGTTCCCGAAGTTTTCCCAACAAGTTGGGAGGGGGGTGCTAACCCCATCTCTACCCAGCATCCACGCCTGCATTCCGCATTCACGGGCGCCCGTGGCTCTCGTTGGCGGCGATGAAGGAGCAGAGGCTCAGGAAAGGACCCCGGGCATGTTTCGAGACGGTGCTTTGAGATTTGTTTCCCTAAAGTTACTtatatcttttctttcttttaaaattaaattctccTCGTCTatccccaaaatcagccccagacaccccagctccaaaaaaaaaaaaaaaaaaaaaaactacactCCCGcccaaaaaatttaaaaaacacccaaaaaaaagaaaaaaaaaaagggtggggggaaacaaaagaaaaggttAGGGGTGGGGTGAAACAAAAAGTTAAAACTCATAGAACAAATAGGAGAACTATTTATTCGGTTCACAGTCGTGTGAAATGCAGCAATAAAAATctttggacttcagcaaaagttgtttttaattttttttttgaatttcaaAAAACAGCGTCCAATGTCCATTAAAACTGCGCTTAAGTATATCAAAAAGTAActtaagctttaaaaaaaaaatcttaaagatAGCGCCTAAAACTTCatacaaccaaaaaaaaaaaattaaaaaaaaaaaaaaaaccacaacgAAACCAAACAACAAGCCCAAACCCCcgaaaccaaaaccaaccaaaaaaaaaagtattttataatCAGATATCTTGGATTTTTACACCACCTTACCTGTAAATTATATATACATAGAATATTGCAGAATTATATCTAATACACAATATTTTCACTATTAATGCTGGTATAATCTTTATACACTGGCCcttatgtttctttttattttttttttaattaaattattgcATTGTATAAACTTTGACTGCAAACGGCCCCCCCACCCCTgcctcccccctccctccctcgcttccctcccacccccctTTCCCTTGGCTATTCACTGTCCGACTTGCCGTCTTTCGCCGTGGTGGAGTGGTTGTAGAGCCCCTGGGCCATGAGGTGCACTGCCAGGGAGTTCTTACTGCCCGTCGCCTTCTTGATCTTGGCTCGTTTGTTCTGGAACCAGATTTTGATCTGGGACTCGTTGAGCCCGAgctcctgggccaggctctgccGCCGCTGCTCTGTCAGGTACCGGTTCGTCTGGAACTCGGCCTTGAGTCTCTGCAGCTGCTCGGCGGTGAAGGCGGTGCGAGGCCGCTTGTCCTCCTTGTTGGGGTTCTTCTTCTTTGGTTTGCGGGAGCGGGGACCTACGGCCGGGAGAGAGGAGAAGCACCGACACCGCCACGCTCTGCTGCGGGCAGAGCTCCCGCGTGGGGGGCACCCTGCCCCGGCAGCACCACCCCCTCGGAGGGAAGGGACCCCGCTTTGTGCCTCCGCGGCCAGGGATGCTCGGGAGGCGGCGGAACGGCAGCCGCAGCCCCCGGcgcccccgcagccccccgcgccccgctcGCTGCCCGGCTGGCCCCCCCTCCGCTCCCCCGGCCCCTTTCTCCCAGCCAGAAACGCAGTTCCCGAGCCTCTGCGTCCCGGGAATGCCCGGCGAGGAAAGCTTGCACCCCGGGCAGAGGCACGGAGCTACATTTTATACcctgaacagatttttttttttttttgagaaaaccTCTatacttttttactttttttttttttttttttttgtgagtggCGATAAAAATGATAATGGAAATCCTCTTGCAGTTTACTTGGCCAGAAGCATTCCGCCTCTCTGCTGCAGTGCCCATATGGCGTTGCGCGGCCCGATCCGAATCGCCGGGATTATTCTCGGGAATATTATTCTCGGCAGCACAAGGAGCCTTTTCTGCCCGGGCCGAGCCATTGTGAGGATGTatgttaattaaatattaacaaAGGAGAGCACTGGAGAACAATGGAGTAAATTCCAATTCAGCTCTGAATATTACCTCTGAGTAAGAGTTTGTTTTCAGATATTACGAACTAATTTTCATCTCGTTTTATGATCCCTTCCTCAGCTAGCCGACTCCCGGGTGAAAATCCTACCTCGCCGCTTTTGTAAGAGAAagacccatttttttttcttttccccggGAGCAGATCTCCTGCCTGATGTTTCCCATGCCTTCCTCCAGTGTTTTCTACTTGTTTCTAACCGGGGTTTTACCGATCTGCCGGAGCCAGCCAGCCCTCCTGTCCCCGCGGTAGCGAAAGGACATTTTACCCCCtgcttgttattttttaaatttaaaaaaaataggtgggttttttttagttttttttttttttttttagacaatTTCAGGACGTTCTGCCTAAGCCCTTGCCAAGGGACGGACTCTGCCAAAGAAGTTTCCCGGTTCTTAGAAATGTCCCCCGGCCCCCACAGAGCTGACCTACAGCATATGGGgggaaattaaaagaaagaaaaggaacgGCGGCGGCTCGGAGGCCTCTTTTAGAGAAATAAACGATCGCGGATTGTTTTTGGCCAAAAAGACTAAACAAAACAAGGCGAGGCCTATAGAAATGCCACCTCCCCTTTCCAAAACCCAGCGCAGGGGGGGTTTCCCggcagggaaaaggagagcTCGCCGGGAGGAAGAGCGTGGAGCCCGAAGacagtttgttttttcctccctctttcaGAAAACTCGTCAGTTGGTGGGAAATGCCCCGAGCCCAGGCGGCCTCAGctccgccgcggcggcggggacagagggagggACCCTCGTTCCCTCCTCGTCCCTGCGGCTCCGCGCACCCCCAGCCGACCATGCATCTTCAAGCATTTTCAGGCCATTTTAAGCAACTCGCCcatcagccaaaaaaaaaaaaaaaaaaaaaaaaaaaaaaaaaaagcaaaacccaaacagaaaaaaaaaataaccagaagAAGAcggagagggaaaggggagcggGGTCTTTTCCACGCCGCTTCCCGGCCtcgcgggcgggcggcggcggcccggggAGCCCAGAGAACGGGCTGCGGCCGTGGGGAgcggggctgcggcggggcaGCGCTTACCTGAGGAGGGCCGGTCCGAGTACCGCGTGCAGTACACCCAGGCGGGCCACAGCATGGGCTGGTTCCCGGCGTTGGAGCTGGCCTGGGAGCTATCCGAGTCCGAGCTCACCGACAGGTCGCCGCCGCTCAGCCCCCGCGCCTTCAGGGCCGCCTCCAGCGCCGCGGGGTCCCCCCCCTTCTTGGCGGCGCCGTGCAGGGCcagcccggcggggccgccctCCCCCCGGCCTGGCgagcccgccccgccgccgggcagCGGAGCCCCGGGGGCCGGCGCCgcggcggggctgcggcggcTCTCCGCGCCGGGCCGCCGGGGCTCTCCGTCGGGGCCGCCCGCCTCCTTCCTCCGCCCGAACTCGGGCCGCAGGATGTTGTCGATGAAGAAGTTGGTGATGCGGTGCGGGTGCGGGTGGGGGTGCGGGGGATCACCGggggggagcagcagcccccgccgtccgccgccgccgccgggctcCGCGTCGCCGCCGGACTCCTGCGGCTCGGCCGCCTCCTCCCGGGGGCTCCGGCCGCCCTCCTCCATGCtgcgcggccgccccgccgacGGCTCCgctgcccgcccgccgccgACCGGGCGCTGCCGAGCGCTGTCTGTTGTTGCTGCTGCAGTCGGTTgttctttatttaaattttttaatatatatatttatatatatatatatatatacacacgcACACACAGGTGTCTATTTGCTTTCGTTTCTCCTGGCTTCGCCCGGCATTCAAAATCcagagtttgaaaaaaaaaaaagaaaaaaaaggaaaaaatttaaaatttcagagtaattttaaaaaatattaagagGCAAATGCAGGGAGACCCGCAAACCAGCAGCCGAGCCTGCACCACTTCCAACTTtgacaaaaaatgaaaacacagggGCTCCGGtcctcccgccgccgctcgccgcCTCTCGCCGCCGCTCAGCCGCTCGGTCCCGCGGCGCGCTGCCGCCTGCtgccccggccgccgccgccgcgcctcATCCGCGGAGGAAAAATTAgtgataataaaaataataataattggGGAGCGGAGGGGGGGGGTGCAAGAGAAAAAACGAAGCGCCGGTGTCGGGGCGGGGTGTAGGCGGGCTCTCAGCAGCCGGTGTCCCGCGGAGGGCAGGGCGGTGAGGGGCGCCCCGCGGGGCTCCGGCCGGCAGCGCctcgccccgcgccgccccgcgccgccccgcgcccgcacATGCGGGGGCCGCCGCGGGTGGGGGGGCGtcccgccctgccctgccgcCCGCCCTGCGCCGCGCTacgccccggcggccgccgccgccgcgcccgggCACTTCCACTCGGGTTGTTGTCCTTTAGGTTTTAACGGGGCCCCCGCCGCTGACGTCGCCGGCCCGGGCGCTCCGACACGTGCCTCGGGCCAATGGAAGCCCGGGCGAGCGCACACGTGGTGCGGGGCGCCCCGGTAAGTGACAGCGCCCACGCCCCTCCCCCGGACGGGCCCGGCCGCCGCGGGGATGCGCgggggggagctgggggtgcctCGCCGCGGGGCGCGCACCGCGGGGCGCGCACCGCTGCCCCCCACCCGCCCGTGCCCCCCACCCCTCATCGGCGATGAGTTGTCGGGGGTTTAATTGTCCCGGTGTTTACCGGGGAGGGGGCCGGCATCCCACAATTCCTTGCAGAAACGCATAAATAATATTAAGCGAGCGGCGGCGATACAAAGGGGTCCGGTGGGGGCGACCAGGCCAGGCCCGGTGCCCGCGGGCTGCTCGGGGCTTGCGTGCCCTCCCCGCAGCGCGGTTCGGCGGTAATTGACTCGTCCTTCCCGCAGCCGGACAGGAGCTTTTGATCTGCCCTGACCTCCCCCTAAACGGCATCGCGGCGCCGTGCTGCCCCCCAAAACGCCGGCCCGTCACCCTTTGGACCCCGCAAAAGCCCTTGCCTCTTTAGGACGGGAAAGCTGCCGCAGCTGCTCTGCGTGTCTTTAGGGAGAAATACCCGGAACAAAATTAGGGAGCAAGGTGCGACTGGTTGGACGAAGGGTTGGGGGGGCTGAACAGGTTGCGGGGCTCGGGTCATCCTCGgggagcaggacaggggagCGAGAAGGCGGGGGCGCGTCCTCCCCCCGCAGCTGACCCGAGATCCCTGTCCGGGCCCCGCACGGTGCCACCGCCCCGACGGGGCGCACACCGAGGAGCTGCGCGACCCCGCCGAGGGCCGAGCAGGGTCGGGAGGTGATGGCTCGGCCCCAGTGTCCGCCGCACCCCGACCACCGGCTCTCCCCCTAAGTGATGTTTTTATTTGGAGGTGGCTTCCCTGCGGTGACACGCGTCACTTGCCACCTTGAAGGAAAGGGACAGTGAGCCTTTCTTCTcatcttcttcttttcctttttctttcctctttctttctctttttgctttcctttttcttgtcttttttttctttcccgtttttcttttcctttattccttcatttgtatttaattttaaattcatctccctattttctttgtatttcgCAGCGGGTCGGGTTCACCACAGAAGCCCAGCAGTGCCTGATCCAAAGTTGTTTTGCTCAAACAAGCACCCAGAGGTTAATTTCTTCAAGAGCCCCATGAAAAGCGATTAGCCTGTCTCCCAAGAAGTATTTTCTAATTACTTGGAAGCTCTCGCTCTACTACTACCCCATAATTAAACGTGTTCAAGGTGCTGCACTTCAAATATTTCGCTCCCGGGCGGACCCAAGATACCGATAAAAACTTTAAACCTCCTTGAACCCCTTGTTACCTGCCCGCTCGCTGCCGGTACAGCGTTAACCTTCCCATTCGTTATCCCGCTCCTTCGCGGGGATATTTCTATCGTACATAGGACAAGCAGGAGAATTCCTGAGGTAACTCCGAAGTAGGAGATAAACAAAGCTGTACAAAACAATTACTGCATCTGCCTGTCCTCTGACAATAATCCAGCACCTCAGGTATGCAGAGGCAGCGGGGGGGGCGGCGAGGGGTGAAGGAGTGATCTGATACCGAACCGAAGAAATCTGAAtggtctattttttttttttcccaaggttATTTTTATCTGGGAGCTCAATCTCTGTAGAAACATTCCCCAGCAGCACTATTGCTCGCCGGTCTGCAGTCGCCTCGCAAGCGGCATCGCAGCGTGCGGGGGCTTTTCCTCGGGAACCACTGCGGGTCACCGGGAGAGATGGCTTGACAATGGGAGTTGGGCTTCGTTTCCCTCTTTGCTTCAGCCTCCCCTCGCAGACCTAGAGTCTGCAAATGTCACCTCTCCGCACACCAgcaatatttcttttccttatgCTCTCCGCGTAGTTTCAACGAGGCTCATTCCATGCTGCCAccctttaaaaattttatgttttcccTCCCTCAAATAGGTGAGTGTGCGGGtgcagcaaaccctgcccttTGCTCGGCGCTTTTGGCACTGAGAACTTTAGAAACGGGATGACAAGCCGGGAGCTCGGTacggggaaggagggagggagattGCGGCCGACCCCCGCCCGCCGGCGG
This sequence is a window from Anomalospiza imberbis isolate Cuckoo-Finch-1a 21T00152 chromosome 1, ASM3175350v1, whole genome shotgun sequence. Protein-coding genes within it:
- the EN2 gene encoding homeobox protein engrailed-2 is translated as MEEGGRSPREEAAEPQESGGDAEPGGGGGRRGLLLPPGDPPHPHPHPHRITNFFIDNILRPEFGRRKEAGGPDGEPRRPGAESRRSPAAAPAPGAPLPGGGAGSPGRGEGGPAGLALHGAAKKGGDPAALEAALKARGLSGGDLSVSSDSDSSQASSNAGNQPMLWPAWVYCTRYSDRPSSGPRSRKPKKKNPNKEDKRPRTAFTAEQLQRLKAEFQTNRYLTEQRRQSLAQELGLNESQIKIWFQNKRAKIKKATGSKNSLAVHLMAQGLYNHSTTAKDGKSDSE